The following nucleotide sequence is from Azospirillum brasilense.
GGGGCAGGCTGGACAGGGCGGACGGGCCGCGCTCCATCACCTCGCGCCCGCTGATGCCGGGCAGGCCGGCGGCGTTCAGCCGGGCCTCGACGTCGGCGGCGAAGACTGCGCCGAACACCGCCACCCCGACCGACCCGCCGAGCGAGCGGAAGAAGCCGACCGAGGCCGTGGCCGCGCCCAGGTCGCGCCGGTCGACCGCGTTCTGCACGGCGACCGTCATCACCGGCATGACCAGCCCCAGCCCGATGCCCAGCGGCACCAGGATCAGCGTGGACCACAGCCCGCTTTCCGACACGGTCGGCGACAGGCCGAGCGCCAGATACATCACCGCCGCCAGCGCCAGCCCGGCCAACGGGAATACCTTGTAGCGACCCGACTTGGAGATCAGCCGCCCCCCGCCCCCGGCGCCCAGCACCATGCCCAGCACCATCGGCAGCAGCAGGAAGCCCGACGTGGTGGCGCTGGTCCCGGCGACGAGCTGTGAGCGCAGCGGCAGATAGACGATGCCGGCGAACAGCACCATGGCCGACACCGCCACCACCGGGTTGGCGACGGCCACCACCGGCTCGCGGAACAGGTGGAGGGGCAGGATCGGCTCCTCCACCCGCCGCTCGTGCCATAGGAAGACCCCGAGCATCATGAGGCCCAGGACGCACAGGCCGAGGATCGTTGGGGAGGTCCAGGGCAGGGCGACCCCGGCGCGCGACACCACGAACAGCAGCGAGGTCACCGTGCCCATCAGCAGCGCCGCCCCGAGATAGTCGATGGTCGGCTTCGCCCGCCCTGCCGGCAGGCGGTCGAGCGCCCGGCTGGTCATCAGCAGCGCCGCCGCCCCCAGCGGCAGGTTGATGAGGAAGATCCAGTGCCAGCTCAACTGTTCCGTGAAGACGCCGCCCAGCAGCGGCCCGGCCACGCTGGACAGGGCGAAGATGCCGCCGATGTAGCCCTGGTAGCGCCCGCGCTCCCGCGGGGCCACCACGTCGCCGATGATGGTGAAGGCCAGCGCCATCAGGCCGCCGCCGCCCAGCCCCTGGATGCCGCGGAACAGGATGAGCTGCCCCATGCTCTGCGCCAGCGCGCACAGCACCGACCCGATCAGGAACAGAAAGATCGCCACCTGGAGCACCCGCTTGCGCCCGTAGAGGTCGCTCAGCTTGCCGTAGATCGGCGTGGTCGAGGTCGAGGCCAGCAGGTAGGCGGTGACCACCCAGGGGAGGTTTTCCAGGCTTCCCAGGTCGTGGGCCATGGTCGGCAGGGCCGTCGCGACGATGGTCTGGTCCATCGCCGCCATCAGCATGGCGAGCGCCACCCCGCTGAACACCCGCATGATCTCGCGGTGGGTGAAGACGGCGTGGTCGTTGGAGGCGTCGGTCATGGTCTCGGTTCAGGCCGGAATGAGCGGTGGGGCGTACCATAACCCCCGAGACGTTCCGCGCAAGGACTCCGCCATGAATGGCTGCTAATCTCCCCTTCCACCTTCCGGAATAGTCGCCGTAACCCCTGCATGCTGACCGTGCGCAACCTGTCCACGACCGTGCTGAAGCCCGCCAGTTTCCAGGTGGGGGCCGGCGAGTGCGTTGCCGTTCAGGGGAAATCCGGATCGGGGAAGTCCATGCTGTTGCGCGCCCTGGCCGATCTCGACCCGTCGACCGGGGAGGTGCGGCTGAACGGCGATCTTCGGGAGGACATGCCCGCTCCGCTCTGGCGCCGCCGGGTAACCTACGTCGCCGCCGAGTCGGGCTGGTGGGAGGATCGGGTGGGTGACCACTTCGCCCAGCCGGACCGCGCCGCGGCGCTCGCCGGGGCGCTGGGCCTTCCGGGAGAGGTGATGGACTGGCCGGTGGCCCGCCTGTCCACGGGGGAGCGGCAACGGCTGGCGCTGGTCCGCGCGCTGGTCCAGGGGCCGGAGGTGCTTCTGCTCGACGAGCCGACCAGCCCGCTGGACGCCGAGGCGACGGAGCGGGTGGAGGCTTTGCTGCGCGCCGAGTTGGTTCGTGGGGCCAGTGTGCTGATCGTCACCCATGCGCCGGAGCAGGCCGTTCGCCTTGCCCGGCGGCATCTGCACGTCACGGACGGCGTGGTGGCGGAGGGGTAGGGCGATGCTGGTGACCCTGCATTACACCGACCTCGCCGCAGCGGCGCTGCTGCTGCTGGTCAACGGCGGCCTGTCCTTGGCGCTGGATCTGGGGCTGGCGCGGCCGCTGCTGGTGGCGGCGCTGCGGATGGTGGTCCAGCTGTCCCTGGTCGGGCTGGTGCTGACCCGGCTGTTCGCCCTGGAGTCACCCTGGCTGACCTTGGGGGCGGCGCTGGTCATGCTGCTGTTCGCCGGCCAGGAGACGATGGCCCGGCAGGAGCGGCGGCTGGCCGGCTGGTGGTCCTACGGCATCGGCACCGGGGCGATGGGGACGGCGGCGGGGATCGTCCTGCTGCTCGGCCTGTCCACCGCGGTGCGGCCCGACCCCTGGTGGGACGCGCGCTACGCCATTCCGATGCTGGGGATGGTGCTGGGCAACGCGATGAGCGGGGTGGGGCTGGCCCTCCACACCCTGACCGCGACGGCGGCGCGGGAGCGGTCGGCCATCGAGGCGCAGCTCGCGCTCGGCCATACCCGCTGGACGGCGCTGCGGCCCATCCTGCGCCACGCGCTGCGCACCGCGCTGATGCCGACGATCAACAGCATGGCGGCCATGGGGGTGGTGGCCCTGCCCGGCATGATGACCGGCCAGATCCTCTCCGGTGTCGACCCGGGGGAGGCGGTGAAGTACCAGATTCTCATCATGTTCCTGATCTCCGGCGCGACCGGGCTGGGCGTGCTGGCGGCGTCGCTGGCGACGGTGCGGCGACTCAGCGACCGGCGGCACCGGCTGCGGCTCGACCGGCTGGTGCGGCGGAAGCAAGCGTAAGGAACCCGGACGGGACCGCCGCCGTTGAACACCGATTGGTGTTCACCAACGACGGTGGGGGAGCGGGTCATGGCGCACATCGTGGAAATCCGGAACGGCGCGATCATCGGCAACGACGAGCCCGCCGACGAATATCTGCCTGTCGGAACCCACATCGCCCAGGCCGACGGATTCTATGTGAGCTTCGGCATGGATGTGGAGGGACCCTACGCCCGCAACGAGGCCGAGGAGCGGTTGAACCACCTGAAGCGCGCCACCCAGGCGGATTTGGAGCGTCCGTAAAGGCAGCGGCCTTGCCCCCTCCCTAATCCTCCCCCGCAGACGCAGGGGAGGGAACCAGTGCCACTTCGCATAAGGCACCCTCCCCTGCGAAGCGGGGGAGGGCCGGGGAGGGGCAAGGCGGAGACGATTACCCTTATTAGGTCGCCTCCGTCTCCACGTCGCGGTGTTCCAAGCTGGCGCGCACGGTGCGGCGCAGGTCGTCGGGCTGGATGGGCTTGTGCAGCAGGGCGCATTGCGCGCCGGCGGCTTCGCGCAGCCGGTCGGAGGAAGTGTCGCCGGTCAGCAGCACCCCCGGCAGGTCGGGTCCGAAGCGGCGGCGCAGCGTGTCCATCAGCATCAGACCGGTGTCGCCGTCCGGCAGGCGGTAATCGGTCAGCACGAGGTCGGGCGCCAGCGTGCCGTCCACCAATTCCAACGCTTCCGCCACCGATCCGGCCTCGGTCACCCGGTAGCCCCAGCCGTCCAGCATCAGGGCCAGCGCCATGCGGATCACTGCGTCGTCCTCGACCAGCAGGACGGAGGCGTCGCCGTCCGCCTCGCCACTGCCCGTGGAGGAGGCGTCCGGTGATTCGCCGCACTGCCGCTGATCGAGAATGGCCCCCGACGGAAGGGTGATGGCGAAGCAGGAGCCCTTGCCCGGCGCCGAGGTCACCTCGATGGTGCCGCCCAGCATATGGACGAGGCGCCGCGCAATGCTGAGCCCCATGCCCAGCCCCTCCCGCCGGTCGCGGGCGACGTTGCCGATTTGGTAGAAGTCCTGGAAGATGCGGTCGAGCTGGTTCTCCGGAATGCCGATGCCGGTGTCCCACACCTCGAACCGCAGGGCTCCGTTGCGCCGCCGCGCCCCGAACAACACCCGGCCCTGCCGCGTGTAGCGGATGGCGTTGGTCAGCAGATTGCGCAGCACGCGCTCCAGCAGGCCGCCGTCGGTGCAGGCGCTCAGCCGCACCGGCACGGTGCGCAGCGTCAGCCCGGAGGAGGAGGCGACCGCCCGGAACTCCCCGTGCAGCCGCTCCATGATCGATCCCACCTCCACCGGCGCGGAGTGGGGGGTGACGAGACCGGCCTCCAGTTTGGAGATGTCGAGCAGGCAGTCGAGCAGCCCGCCGAGCGAGGCCACGGTGTCGCGGAGCTGGGTGGCGATGCGTCGCGCGTCCTCGGGGATCGGCTCCTTCAGCAGAAGCCCGGACAGCAGGGTCAGGGCCTGGGCCGGCTGGCGCAGGTCGTGGCTGGCCGCGGCCATGAAGCGTTCCTTGGCGTCCAGCGCCACGTTCAAGTCGCGCTCCATCGACTTGATGGCCGAGATGTCGGTGACGCTGGACACCACCGCCTCGGGCTGTCCGTCCGCGCCCGGCACGGGGTGGCTGGAGACGCGCAGCCAACGGGTGGGGGCCGCCGCCTCGTCGCCCTCGGCGATGCCGACGATCTGTTCAATGACCGGCTTCCCGCTGTCCACCGCCTTGGCGGCGGGCGGCAGTCCGGTCAACCGGGCGCCGTCAGCGCCGATGAAGCGCCGTCGGGCCACGCGGCCCGCCCGGTCGCCCGGCTTGCGGCTTTCAAAGGGGCGGGCAAGGGGATCGAGCAGCACGCCCGCTGGGCCGGCCATCAGCCGCTCCGCCATGGCGTTGGCGACCATCACCGTGCCGTCGCCCGAGCGCATCACCAGCCCTTCGGACAGGGACTGGACCAGCGTGCGGTGACGTCGCTCGCTCTCGGCCAGAGCCTGTTCCGCGGCGCGGCGGGCGGTCACGTCGCGGAAGGCCACCACCGCCCCAGTGATCGCCCCGTTCTGAAGAATTGGGGAGACGGTCAGCTCCGCCACGAAATCGTCGGCGCCCTGGCGGCGGAGGCGCCCGTCGGCCACCTGCCGGACCAACCCGTCGGCCAGCGACAGCGTCAGGGCGCGCCGGCTTTCCTCCTCCGCGTCGCCGCCGATCAGCGCGGTGAAGGAGCGGCCGACCAGCTCGCTGGAGCCGAAGCCGGTCATCGACTGGGCCGCGGCGTTCACGAAGGTGATGGCGCCGCGCGCGTCCAGGCCGCAGATGCCGTCGGCCACCGCCTGCAGAATGTGGTGATAGGCGGCGCGGGTGCGCTCCGCCTCGTCGCGGGCGTTCTGAAGCTCGCCGACCCAGGCGTTGCGCTCCGTCACGTCGGTGATTGTCAGCAGCACATCGCCCTTGTCGACACCGTCCGGCCCGGCCTCCATCTCGACGATCCGGGCGTCGGTCAACCCGTCGATGGCGCTGTGGGCGCCGACGAAGGCGTATTCCTGGCGCGTCCATTGCCCGGAATCGCGCAGCCGGGCCAGCGCCGTGAACAGGCGCCCATGGTCCAGCGACTCCACCATCAACGTCAGCGGGCGGCCCTTCAGCCGGCGCAGCGGCAGGCCGAACTGCCGCTCCGCGGCGACGTTGGCTTCGCAGATGATGCCCGCGGCGTTGACGGTGAAGCAGGCCAGCGGCACCGACTGGAAGAGTTGGAGATACTGGATGCGCGAGGCTTCCAGCGCCTGCTGGGCGGTGCGCAACTCCTCGTTTTGGATCTCCAGCTCGGCCTGATGCACGTACAGCTCGTGCAGGACTTCCTTGAGCGTGGTCGCCGAGACCTCCGCCCCTTCGAAGCCGCCCGAGTTGAGAGCCTGTTCCGCGCGCTTGCGAAGCCGTTCGTTGCGGAATCCGTTCACGCCGCGCCCCCAGCCGCCGGGTCCTTGGCAATGGATGGCCCGGAGTTCTTCTGGCCGTTCCGCCGCCCGCTCGCGCGCAGTTCCATCCGCTTCCGGTTGGTGATGTCGATGTGGCTGACCACCGCTCCCCCTGACAATCCGGCCAGACGGCAGGCGTGCATCATGAACCAGCGCTCCTCCTTGTCGGAATGACAAGGGTATTCGATGGTGAACTGCTCGATGTCGCCGGACAGGATCCGGCGCAGCCCGTCGTTCACGGCACGGGCGATGTCTTCGCCTTCGGTTCCTTCCCCGGCGTTGCACACATCAAGATAATTGGTTCCCGGCCCGCAACGGTCCAGCGCCGGGGCGCCGTTCTTCTCGCCGAACATGCGCCAGGCGTGGTTGACCATGGTGATGGCGCCATCGGAATCGATGACCGCCACATGCTCGGGCAGGCTGTCCAGCACCGTCTGGAGCCGGTGCTCCGCGGCCTTGGCGGCGGTGACGTCCACGAAGGTGACGACCACCCCGGCGACCTGGTTCTTCTCGGTCAGGTAGGGAAGGATGCGCGTCTGGATCCAGCGGTCGCCGCGCACCGGGACGTGGCGTTCCACCGGCGTGTGGTCGTGGAAGACCCGCTCGATGTCCTTCAGGAAAT
It contains:
- a CDS encoding ABC transporter permease, translated to MLVTLHYTDLAAAALLLLVNGGLSLALDLGLARPLLVAALRMVVQLSLVGLVLTRLFALESPWLTLGAALVMLLFAGQETMARQERRLAGWWSYGIGTGAMGTAAGIVLLLGLSTAVRPDPWWDARYAIPMLGMVLGNAMSGVGLALHTLTATAARERSAIEAQLALGHTRWTALRPILRHALRTALMPTINSMAAMGVVALPGMMTGQILSGVDPGEAVKYQILIMFLISGATGLGVLAASLATVRRLSDRRHRLRLDRLVRRKQA
- a CDS encoding ABC transporter ATP-binding protein, producing the protein MLTVRNLSTTVLKPASFQVGAGECVAVQGKSGSGKSMLLRALADLDPSTGEVRLNGDLREDMPAPLWRRRVTYVAAESGWWEDRVGDHFAQPDRAAALAGALGLPGEVMDWPVARLSTGERQRLALVRALVQGPEVLLLDEPTSPLDAEATERVEALLRAELVRGASVLIVTHAPEQAVRLARRHLHVTDGVVAEG
- a CDS encoding MDR family MFS transporter gives rise to the protein MTDASNDHAVFTHREIMRVFSGVALAMLMAAMDQTIVATALPTMAHDLGSLENLPWVVTAYLLASTSTTPIYGKLSDLYGRKRVLQVAIFLFLIGSVLCALAQSMGQLILFRGIQGLGGGGLMALAFTIIGDVVAPRERGRYQGYIGGIFALSSVAGPLLGGVFTEQLSWHWIFLINLPLGAAALLMTSRALDRLPAGRAKPTIDYLGAALLMGTVTSLLFVVSRAGVALPWTSPTILGLCVLGLMMLGVFLWHERRVEEPILPLHLFREPVVAVANPVVAVSAMVLFAGIVYLPLRSQLVAGTSATTSGFLLLPMVLGMVLGAGGGGRLISKSGRYKVFPLAGLALAAVMYLALGLSPTVSESGLWSTLILVPLGIGLGLVMPVMTVAVQNAVDRRDLGAATASVGFFRSLGGSVGVAVFGAVFAADVEARLNAAGLPGISGREVMERGPSALSSLPPAARDAAQSVFEHGFSTLFLLAAGLAVVSFVLTLFLKELPLRSAADATKAGAEVA
- a CDS encoding PAS domain S-box protein; this translates as MNGFRNERLRKRAEQALNSGGFEGAEVSATTLKEVLHELYVHQAELEIQNEELRTAQQALEASRIQYLQLFQSVPLACFTVNAAGIICEANVAAERQFGLPLRRLKGRPLTLMVESLDHGRLFTALARLRDSGQWTRQEYAFVGAHSAIDGLTDARIVEMEAGPDGVDKGDVLLTITDVTERNAWVGELQNARDEAERTRAAYHHILQAVADGICGLDARGAITFVNAAAQSMTGFGSSELVGRSFTALIGGDAEEESRRALTLSLADGLVRQVADGRLRRQGADDFVAELTVSPILQNGAITGAVVAFRDVTARRAAEQALAESERRHRTLVQSLSEGLVMRSGDGTVMVANAMAERLMAGPAGVLLDPLARPFESRKPGDRAGRVARRRFIGADGARLTGLPPAAKAVDSGKPVIEQIVGIAEGDEAAAPTRWLRVSSHPVPGADGQPEAVVSSVTDISAIKSMERDLNVALDAKERFMAAASHDLRQPAQALTLLSGLLLKEPIPEDARRIATQLRDTVASLGGLLDCLLDISKLEAGLVTPHSAPVEVGSIMERLHGEFRAVASSSGLTLRTVPVRLSACTDGGLLERVLRNLLTNAIRYTRQGRVLFGARRRNGALRFEVWDTGIGIPENQLDRIFQDFYQIGNVARDRREGLGMGLSIARRLVHMLGGTIEVTSAPGKGSCFAITLPSGAILDQRQCGESPDASSTGSGEADGDASVLLVEDDAVIRMALALMLDGWGYRVTEAGSVAEALELVDGTLAPDLVLTDYRLPDGDTGLMLMDTLRRRFGPDLPGVLLTGDTSSDRLREAAGAQCALLHKPIQPDDLRRTVRASLEHRDVETEAT